The following coding sequences lie in one Strix aluco isolate bStrAlu1 chromosome 34, bStrAlu1.hap1, whole genome shotgun sequence genomic window:
- the LOC141917162 gene encoding olfactory receptor 14J1-like, which translates to MSNSSSITEFLLLAFADTRELQLLHFWLFLGIYLAALLGNGLIITAIACDHHLHTPMYFFLLNLSLLDLGSISTTLPKAMDNSLWDNRDISYSGCAAQVFFFFFLISAEFSLLTIMSYDRYVAICKPLHYGTLLGSRACVHMAAAAWGTGFLNSLLHTVNTFSLPLCQGNVLDQFFCEIPQILKLSCSHSYFTEFGLIMVSACSAFGCFVFIVVSYVQILRAVLRIPSEQGRHKAFSTCLPHLAVVSLFISTGMFAHLKPPSISSPSLDLVVAVLYSVVPPALNPLIYSMRNQEIKDALRKLIGRFTAALDSHFSTSCSHCMTT; encoded by the coding sequence atgtccaacagcagctccatcactgagtttctcctcctggcatttgcagacacacgggagctgcagctcttgcacttctggctcttcctgggcatctacctggctgccctcctgggcaacggcctcatcatcaccgccatcgcctgtgaccaccacctgcacacccccatgtacttcttcctcctcaacctctccctcctcgacctgggctccatctccaccactctccccaaagccatggacaattccctctgggacaacagggacatctcctactcaggatgtgctgcccaagtctttttctttttcttcctgatctCAGCAGaattttctctcctcaccatcatgtcgtacgaccgctacgttgccatctgcaaacccctgcactacgggaccctcctgggcagcagagcttgtgtccacatggcagcagctgcctggggcactgggttccTCAATTCTCTCCTGCACACTGtgaacacattttcactaccactctgccaaggcaatgtcctggaccagttcttctgtgaaatcccccagatcctcaagctctcctgctcacactcctacttCACTGAATTTGGGCTTATCATGGTTAGTGCCTGTTCagcttttggttgttttgttttcattgtggtgtcctatgtgcagatcttgagggccgtgctgaggatcccctctgagcagggacggcacaaagccttttccacgtgcctccctcacctggccgtggtctccctctttatcagcactggcatgtttgcccacctgaagcccccctccatctcctccccatccttggACCTGGTGGTTGCAGTTCTGTACTCAGTGGTACCTCCAGCactgaaccccctcatctacagcatgaggaaccaggagatcaaggatgccctgaggaaactgaTTGGACGTTTTACGGCAGCCTTAGACTCTCATTTCTCTACAAGTTGCTCCCACTGTATGACAACCTAA
- the LOC141917152 gene encoding olfactory receptor 14A16-like, which produces MAQVLLRELSSHLPLAFLPVTVLQIQRQQMSNTSSITEFLLLAFADTRELQLLHFWLFLGIYLAALLGNGLIITAIACDHHLHTPMYFFLLNLSLLDLGSISTTLPKAMDNSFWDTRYISYLGCAAQVFFFFFSASGEYFLLTIMSYDRYVAICKPLHYGTLLGSRACVHMAAAAWGTGFLWAVLHTANTFSLPLCQGNVLDQFFCEIPQILKLSCSPSYLSEIWLIVVSVCLLFGCFVFIVVSYVQILRAVLRIPSEQGRHKAFSTCLPHLAVVSLIVGTSFFAHLKPPSIMSPSLNVVVAVLYSVVPPAVNPLIYSIRNQELKDSLRKVICCFSAAIYCQPFSANDSQYKS; this is translated from the coding sequence ATGGCACAGGTTTTGCTCAGAGAACTCTCTTCCCACTTACCACTGGCTTTTCTTCCTGTAACAGTCCTCCAGATCCAGAGGCAGCAAATGTCCAACaccagctccatcactgagttcctcctcctggcatttgcagacacacgggagctgcagctcttgcacttctggctcttcctgggcatctacctggctgccctcctgggcaacggcctcatcatcaccgccatcgcctgtgaccaccacctgcacacccccatgtacttcttcctcctcaacctctccctcctcgacctgggctccatctccaccactctccccaaagccatggacaattcctTCTGGGACACCAGGTACATTTCCTACTTGGGATGTGCTGCACAggtcttcttcttctttttctctgcttcaggaGAGTATTTCCTtctcaccatcatgtcctacgaccgctacgttgccatctgcaaacccctgcactacgggaccctcctgggcagcagagcttgtgtccacatggcagcagctgcctggggtactgggtttctctgggctgtgctgcacacagccaacacattttcactaccactctgccaaggcaatgtcctggaccagtttttctgtgaaatcccccagatcctcaaacTGTCCTGCTCACCCTCCTATCTCAGCGAAATTTGGCTTATCGTGGTTAGTGTCTGTTTactttttggatgttttgttttcattgtggtgtcctatgtgcagatcttgagggctgtgctgaggatcccctctgagcagggacggcacaaagccttttccacgtgcctccctcacctggctgtggtctccctgaTTGTTGGCACTTCATTCTTTGCCCACCTGAAGCCTCCCTCCATCATGTCCCCATCTCTGAACGTGGTTGTTGCAGTTCTGTACTCAGTGGTACCTCCAGCAGtaaaccccctcatctacagcattaGGAACCAGGAACTCAAGGATTCCCTGAGGAAAgtgatttgctgtttttcagcagcCATATACTGTCAGCCATTCTCTGCAAATGACTCCCAGTATAAATCATGA